A portion of the Candidatus Woesearchaeota archaeon genome contains these proteins:
- a CDS encoding metal ABC transporter permease, protein MTMNLVLDYTFLIVILGTAIFGFIAGSLGCFAVLRRQSLLGDAISHAALPGVAIAFILTLTKHPLVLLSGAFIAGWIATLLVTQIRKTTRIKEDAALGILLSVFFGTGIFLLTIIQRFPTAEKSGLNTFLFGNAATLLREDILIMSVLGIIALLFLVLFWKEWKLITFDRAFAQSIGLPVAFLDVILLTLIVIAIVIGLQTVGVVLMSAMIIAPAVAARQWTNQLHIMVMLAGIFGSLAGASGAMISSSIAHLPTGPTVVVTISIIVLVSLFFSPQRGLFFDWLRYLRNKTKIRVSRTLYHLYKLSQSHENPYHAHHISSLRAINPTNLEQSLKILQEKGLVTMVEAEKWALTAQGLKEAESLQRGTPS, encoded by the coding sequence ATGACCATGAATCTCGTTCTTGATTACACCTTCCTGATTGTTATTCTTGGTACTGCTATTTTTGGCTTTATTGCAGGGAGTCTGGGCTGTTTTGCCGTGCTCCGACGACAGAGCCTTTTAGGCGATGCGATCTCCCATGCCGCATTACCGGGGGTAGCCATTGCATTTATCCTTACGCTCACCAAACATCCTCTTGTGCTTTTGAGCGGGGCATTTATTGCAGGCTGGATTGCAACACTCCTCGTTACGCAGATTCGAAAGACCACACGCATTAAAGAAGATGCTGCCCTTGGGATACTTTTATCTGTTTTTTTTGGTACAGGCATATTTCTTCTTACTATTATTCAACGCTTTCCTACTGCAGAGAAATCCGGACTTAACACCTTTTTATTCGGCAATGCTGCAACACTTCTTCGAGAAGATATCCTCATCATGAGTGTGCTCGGTATTATTGCCCTGCTTTTCTTAGTTCTCTTCTGGAAAGAGTGGAAGCTCATTACCTTTGATCGGGCATTTGCACAGAGCATTGGCCTTCCGGTAGCCTTTCTCGATGTTATTCTTCTTACCCTTATTGTTATTGCCATTGTTATTGGGCTGCAAACCGTAGGAGTCGTACTGATGAGTGCTATGATTATTGCTCCTGCAGTTGCCGCACGACAATGGACGAATCAGTTACACATTATGGTCATGCTTGCAGGTATTTTTGGATCATTAGCAGGTGCAAGCGGAGCAATGATTAGTAGTAGTATTGCCCATCTTCCTACAGGACCAACCGTTGTCGTAACAATAAGTATTATTGTTTTGGTATCACTATTCTTCTCTCCTCAACGAGGACTTTTTTTTGATTGGTTGCGTTATCTTAGAAATAAAACAAAAATTCGAGTCTCACGGACTTTATACCATTTGTATAAATTATCCCAAAGCCATGAAAATCCTTATCACGCACATCATATCAGTTCCCTACGAGCTATCAATCCAACAAACCTTGAACAATCATTAAAGATACTCCAAGAAAAAGGATTAGTGACTATGGTAGAGGCTGAAAAATGGGCATTGACTGCTCAAGGATTAAAGGAAGCAGAGTCTCTGCAGAGAGGAACACCATCATGA
- a CDS encoding nucleotidyltransferase domain-containing protein, whose translation MYNKLNITENNLQVLSLFTHGFDKEYYIREVERLLDISPRTAQLILEDLEDKGIIESKIRGKIKSYTLKINELSKKYLTFVEQYKSISFIEKNLLIKEIIEKISPCIEGIGIIFGSYAKATFNKESDLDIFIAGKYEKEEIKRVSRNLGIEISVKRYPLKTFEKNLAHDILIKEVLKNHIVFINAELFIQKVLKHG comes from the coding sequence ATGTATAATAAATTAAACATAACTGAAAATAATCTCCAAGTACTTTCTCTATTTACTCATGGATTTGATAAAGAGTATTATATACGAGAAGTTGAAAGACTTCTTGACATAAGCCCAAGGACCGCACAGCTCATTCTTGAAGATTTAGAAGATAAGGGAATTATTGAATCAAAAATCAGGGGAAAAATAAAATCTTACACTTTAAAGATTAACGAATTAAGTAAAAAATACCTTACCTTTGTTGAGCAGTATAAATCAATCTCATTTATTGAGAAGAACCTTTTAATAAAAGAAATTATAGAAAAAATAAGTCCATGCATAGAAGGGATAGGCATTATTTTTGGAAGTTATGCAAAAGCAACATTTAACAAAGAGTCAGATTTAGATATTTTTATCGCTGGAAAATATGAAAAAGAAGAAATCAAAAGAGTTTCAAGAAATTTAGGAATTGAAATAAGCGTAAAGCGTTATCCCTTAAAGACATTTGAAAAGAATTTAGCCCACGATATACTCATCAAAGAAGTATTAAAAAACCATATCGTTTTTATAAACGCGGAGTTGTTTATTCAAAAAGTACTGAAACATGGATAA
- a CDS encoding glycogen/starch/alpha-glucan phosphorylase, producing the protein MVVFVPNYDASIARYLVAGADVWLNTPRRPLEASATSGMKASHNATINLSIYDGWWIEAVKMIRDAGWTIGSTEPQYAPVSKALQDQEDRQDASSLYDNLTEMAHMYKQSPSAWQEHMRNSMRLAGHFNTHRVVREYAERAWHVRIG; encoded by the coding sequence ATGGTTGTTTTTGTACCAAACTATGACGCGTCTATTGCTCGGTATCTCGTTGCAGGAGCAGATGTTTGGCTCAATACACCACGCAGGCCCTTAGAGGCATCAGCTACTTCTGGAATGAAAGCCAGCCACAATGCAACAATAAATTTGAGTATCTATGATGGCTGGTGGATTGAAGCTGTCAAGATGATTAGAGATGCTGGATGGACTATTGGCTCAACAGAACCACAGTATGCACCAGTAAGCAAAGCATTACAAGATCAAGAAGATCGACAGGATGCATCGAGTCTGTATGATAACCTTACTGAAATGGCACACATGTATAAGCAAAGTCCAAGCGCATGGCAAGAGCACATGCGGAATTCTATGCGGTTAGCAGGGCATTTCAACACCCATCGGGTTGTACGCGAATATGCCGAGAGAGCCTGGCATGTTCGTATAGGGTAA
- a CDS encoding metal ABC transporter permease has translation MNPMIEIILIASIIATSSALVGVFLVLRRVSLLSDAISHAILLGIVLAFLITKDLASPLLIIGAALVGVITVTATELLIATKKLKEDASIGLVFPILFALAVILINLFASNVHLDQDAVLLGELAFAPFERLTLFGFNLPRSLWINGIILGIDLLFILLFYKELKITTFDPYLAASLGFSPVLLHYGLMSLVSITAVGAFDAVGSILVVALMIAPPATAYLLTNHLWKMMSLSIIIGLLAGVSGYGLAHWVDASIAGSMAMMTGVFFALAWLSLIMKEQQLSKKKIP, from the coding sequence ATGAATCCAATGATTGAGATCATCCTTATTGCTAGTATCATTGCAACATCCTCTGCTCTAGTTGGTGTCTTCCTTGTTTTGAGAAGAGTGAGTCTGTTAAGCGATGCCATCAGTCATGCAATCCTGTTGGGCATTGTTCTTGCCTTCCTCATAACAAAAGACTTAGCATCACCATTGCTCATCATTGGTGCTGCACTAGTTGGTGTTATAACGGTTACCGCAACAGAACTCCTCATTGCAACAAAAAAGCTCAAAGAAGATGCTTCGATAGGTTTAGTATTTCCCATATTATTTGCTCTAGCAGTTATCCTCATCAATCTCTTTGCATCAAATGTCCATCTTGATCAGGATGCAGTACTCCTCGGTGAGCTTGCCTTTGCTCCTTTTGAACGGCTAACACTTTTTGGTTTTAATCTTCCGAGAAGCCTTTGGATCAATGGCATTATTTTAGGTATTGATCTTCTCTTCATTCTCTTGTTTTATAAGGAACTCAAAATAACAACCTTTGATCCTTATTTGGCAGCAAGTCTGGGATTCTCTCCGGTGCTTCTCCACTATGGGCTGATGAGTCTCGTCAGTATCACCGCGGTGGGAGCATTCGATGCTGTTGGTTCTATTCTTGTGGTAGCGCTGATGATTGCTCCACCAGCAACCGCATATTTATTAACTAACCATCTTTGGAAAATGATGAGTTTGAGTATTATTATTGGATTACTTGCTGGAGTCAGTGGCTATGGACTTGCACACTGGGTTGATGCATCCATCGCCGGATCAATGGCTATGATGACTGGGGTTTTCTTTGCTTTGGCATGGCTCTCCTTGATCATGAAGGAACAGCAGTTGAGCAAAAAGAAAATACCCTAG